One genomic segment of Paenibacillus durus includes these proteins:
- a CDS encoding acyl-CoA dehydratase activase — translation MSDWKEIIDPELLSTFTGDVTVGLDLGSRTGKGVLLAGGKLYTAITPTGVYMQETADKLLDRLLKQSKVAREDIAYIVGTGYGRVALSFGEIRHKIVTEISCHAMGSHYLNAKVRSIVDIGGQDSKAIRVDPTTGKVIEFIMNDKCAAGTGRFLEKVAHLLDLTLEQLGAEALSADAPADVSSQCVVFAESEVISLKAKGVSAANIAAGIHLATARRVRNLVNRIGLEPDLVFSGGVSNNPGMTKALEELLGHPISKVKLDTIYAGALGAAIFAQKAASRSDSDLNDFALLNTK, via the coding sequence ATGAGCGATTGGAAAGAAATCATTGACCCGGAACTGCTATCCACGTTTACCGGAGATGTCACGGTCGGGCTGGATTTGGGGTCCAGAACGGGAAAAGGCGTACTCCTGGCCGGAGGCAAGCTGTATACGGCGATTACCCCCACGGGTGTATACATGCAAGAGACGGCGGATAAGCTGCTGGACAGACTGCTCAAGCAGTCGAAGGTGGCGAGGGAGGACATTGCCTACATTGTCGGCACGGGGTACGGCCGTGTTGCGCTGAGCTTCGGCGAGATCAGGCACAAAATCGTGACCGAAATATCCTGCCACGCCATGGGCTCTCATTACCTGAATGCGAAAGTGCGGTCGATTGTGGATATCGGCGGCCAGGATTCCAAAGCGATTCGGGTGGACCCGACTACGGGCAAGGTTATCGAATTCATTATGAACGACAAATGTGCGGCAGGAACCGGGCGGTTTCTGGAAAAAGTCGCACACCTGCTGGATCTGACGCTGGAGCAGCTCGGTGCTGAAGCGCTCAGTGCCGATGCTCCCGCCGATGTCAGCAGCCAATGTGTCGTATTTGCCGAATCCGAGGTGATCTCCCTGAAGGCAAAAGGCGTATCCGCCGCCAATATTGCCGCCGGCATCCACCTGGCTACAGCGCGCCGCGTCCGCAATCTCGTCAATCGGATCGGGCTCGAACCGGATCTTGTCTTCTCGGGAGGGGTATCGAACAATCCCGGCATGACGAAAGCGCTGGAGGAGCTGCTCGGGCATCCGATCAGCAAGGTTAAGCTCGACACGATCTATGCGGGAGCGCTCGGAGCGGCCATATTCGCCCAGAAGGCGGCGTCCCGCAGCGATTCGGATTTGAACGATTTTGCCCTGCTGAATACAAAATAA